One genomic segment of Linepithema humile isolate Giens D197 chromosome 5, Lhum_UNIL_v1.0, whole genome shotgun sequence includes these proteins:
- the LOC105669079 gene encoding uncharacterized protein, translating into MANNEDIIKKACTNNHKNIKKEFKMTSKGRQIIKPKKLLTTSSDEKGKRKKRLMKQKCTNIHEELHDLRQSCSVEPNILKDITSTSNMQKSNQQYDVISEKPHEVNNVLSRSMSMDNSLLHKNSKQWVQHGTNHALPACNSWNNNICNNDGNISLKNRCITYNIDEIPVVLNDDLQKSEAISEDKTQSEIVKLLRQVIKQNLELLSDIKVLKRHYTLTMQNNLYKRPDGFPLKTIEEFENLEADTDRLQELLTYLKFVGGLKLREALSHFQKETMTDELTCKFTYWGQTKESLAFYNTQIAKVFFYAAKMCPNFKGPESRAKFKLEIMEVFRAAKQRQHLRSKSIAVIVEEEEMSDFSCNNNLFKDMPEMDSIKIVMTILKTVMRPLKVINVIEREKSRKGDMLRYMELNIEIC; encoded by the exons ATGGCTAACAATgaagatataattaagaaagcTTGTACAAACAATCATAAAAACataaagaaagaatttaaaatgaCTTCAAAAGGAAGGCAAATAATTAAaccaaagaaattattaacgaCTTCATCGGATGAAaaagggaaaagaaaaaaaagacttatgaaacaaaaatgtacaaatatacatGAGGAACTGCACGATCTTCGACAATCATGTTCAGTTGaaccaaatattttaaaagatattacttCTACAAGCAACATGCAGAAATCAAATCAACAATATGATGTAATATCAGAAAAACCTCATGAGGTTAATAACGTTTTATCACGTAGCATGAGCATGGATAATAGTCTGCTACATAAGAACTCAAAACAATGGGTTCAACACGGTACCAATCATGCATTGCCTGCGTGTAATTCTTGGAATAACAATATCTGTAATAATGATGGAAATATAAGCCTCAAAAACAGATGTATCACATATAACATTGATGAAATACCAGTTGTCTTAAACGATGACTTGCAAAAATCTG AAGCAATATCCGAAGATAAAACTCAAAGTGAAATTGTCAAACTTCTGag GCAAGTGATAAAGcaaaatttggaattattatcagacataaaagttttaaaaagacaTTACACGTTGACGATGCAAAACAACTTATATAAAAGACCCGAtggttttccattaaaaacgattgaagaatttgaaaatttagaagCTGATACAGACCGTCTGCAAGAATTG CTAACATATCTTAAATTTGTCGGTGGCCTAAAATTAAGAGAAGCTCTCAGCCATTTTCAAAAAGAAACGATGACAGATGAGTTAACGTGCAAATTTACTTATTGGGGTCAAACGAAGGAGTCGTTAGCCTTTTATAATACACAAATTGCAAAAGTGttttttt ATGCGGCAAAAATGTGTCCAAATTTTAAAGGGCCTGAAAGTAGGGCTAAATTCAAATTGGAAATTATGGAGGTTTTTCGAGCTGCCAAACAACGACAACATTTAAGAAGTAAAAGTATTGCGGTAATTGTAGAAGAGGAAGAAATGTCGGATTTttcatgcaataataatttattcaaagacATGCCTGAAATGGACAGTATTAAGATTGTGATGACAATACTGAAAACTGTAATGCGTCCTCTGAAAGTGATTAATGttatagaaagagagaaatcgcGGAAGGGAGACATGTTAAGATACATGGAACTTAATATTGAGATTTGTTag
- the LOC105668021 gene encoding alpha-tocopherol transfer protein-like, producing MLKLEVPTLKEVLKNSGGDEKLLEELLSKFRLWLKQQSHLPQDISDQRLKFFIYAVKFNFEKAKKKLDTLYTLRNLVPEFYENFDPFSDDINLFHTYFQNICLPKLTPEGYRLYICRLIHGDTPICNAWTILKYFMMIFEIGIEEDIVPEIVVVWDCTGTNINHVFKYTPSMLKKFDSCMAAYSLRIKAVYLIHAPKYIDIFMKTAKSVMRAKLFDRIHVYTSGIESLYKTIPKAILPADYGGEEPSMNILTDMWLAKLAQQRDCLIKEGRRKTQESLRINSIINPDELFGVSGTFRKLELD from the exons atgttGAAGCTCGAAGTACCTACGCTTAAAGAAGTTCTGAAGAATAGTGGTGGAGACGAAAAGCTTTTGGAAGAGTTGTTATCGAAATTTCGACTGTGGCTGAAACAGCAAAGTCATCTTCCTCAAG atatctCTGACcaacgattaaaattttttatttatgctgtaaaatttaattttgaaaaagccaaaaaaaaattggatacGCTTTACACTCTTCGCAATCTGGTTCcagaattttacgaaaatttcgATCCGTTCAGCGatgatataaatctttttcacACATACTT tCAGAATATATGTTTGCCAAAATTAACACCAGAAGGATacagattatatatttgtcgTCTAATACATGGTGACACCCCTATATGTAATGCTTGGACGATTCTAAA GTATTTTATGATGATATTTGAGATAGGCATAGAAGAAGATATAGTCCCTGAAATCGTTGTAGTTTGGGATTGTACTGGTACAAATATCAATCATGTATTTAAGTATACACCAtctatgttaaaaaaatttgattcttGTATg GCAGCATACAGCTTAAGAATAAAAGCGGTTTATTTAATTCATGCTCCAAAATATATAgacatatttatgaaaacaGCGAAATCAGTGATGAGAGCAAAATTGTTTGACAGa ATCCACGTTTACACATCAGGAATAGaatcattatataaaacaataccAAAAGCAATTTTACCAGCAGATTATGGCGGTGAAGAACCGTCGATGAACATATTAACAG ATATGTGGCTTGCAAAACTAGCCCAACAAAGAGACTGTCTTATAAAAGAAGGAAGACGGAAAACCCAGGAATCTCTCcgaataaattctataataaatcctGACGAATTGTTCGGAGTTTCGGgaacatttagaaaattagaacttgattaa
- the LOC137000097 gene encoding uncharacterized protein isoform X1 has protein sequence MRRYHNYLEKKFLKVPRTSQYRRNIECESSDESSDNSVEDAQWREYCNRQLSSDSDNTDSDNTSQHNSICLSFSNKALLANIRNNEQLTISSDLSLHLVQDQHMDLVQHNYHESLSTHEDSFIEQNNDQQSLSALEQMVDVSQISINDTNELYGLSDSENENFRDSWYYDAHEELFQCSNEDDSDNEDIHEEVNSEDINSENIGFSRLTEMMQNKDNNETINAQVVVSKAEILLAVLKYGLTYCLSQSALADLFKMLNCFFNFSLLPSTRYLVDQMFNPETVIEYHAVCPNCKKYVAMFDRKDHRVECQTCDTVIALKDTTYNDFFAIINVNNEIANLIQDNQKYYDYVVREKVRNNEKFDDITDGILYKKFVDSLSIHDKLNFATTTMNSDGSPIFESSRFSIWPIQIIINELPLDVRTYRPIVCGIWFDKDKPNMNIFLKPYVVHMNKLSNNGVRCTIANEVRIIKVFTLCCCVDSVARAPMQGIVQYNGYFRCSWCLHPGYYVVYKRGGSVKYTLMNEVPPKRTENETIEHMRLSFTSRKPVYGVKNSSCLINLQGFNIISGFVPNSMHCLCLGIAEQFVGYWIESNNLSYSLSNNDINKIDNLLLTIKAPNQIVRLSRSIRDRKYWKAREWENWILYYSLPILLCFPHLEIWIKHWSLLVEAFHILLKKSITRNEVNHAHTLLTKFVDYTEHYYFKAVMTYNIHQLLHLAQSVADWGPLWAHSGYCFENGNGQIV, from the exons atgcGGAGGTATCATAATTacctcgaaaaaaaatttctaaaagtgCCAAGAACGAGTCAATACAGGAGAAATATAGAATGTGAATCAAGTGATGAAAGCAGTGATAACAGTGTCGAAGATGCTCAATGGCGA gAATACTGTAATCGTCAATTATCCAGTGATAGCGACAATACAGATTCTGATAACACAAGTCAACATAATAGTATTTGCCTATCATTCTCCAATAAAGCATTGTTAGcaaatattagaaacaatgagcaacttacaattagttctGACTTATCATTGCATTTAGTACAAGACCAGCACATGGATCTCGTACAACATAATTATCATGAATCTTTATCAACACATGAAGATTCATTTATTGAGCAAAATAACGATCAACAATCATTGTCAGCATTAGAGCAA atgGTAGATGTATCTCAGATTTCAATAAATGACACGAATGAACTGTATGGCTTATCAGATTCTGAGAATGAAAATTTTCGt GATTCATGGTATTACGATGCACAtgaagaattatttcaatgtaGCAATGAAGATGATAGCGATAACGAAGATATTCACGAAGAAGTCAACTCTGAAGATATCAATAGTGAAAATATTGGTTTTAGTAGATTAACAGAAATgatgcaaaataaagataataatgagACTATTAATGCTCAAGTAGTTGTAAGTAAAGCTGAAATTTTACTTGCAGTTTTGAAGTATGGGCTTACGTATTGTTTATCACAAAGTGCATTAGCTgatctttttaaaatgttaaattgtttttttaatttttctttattacctAGTACGCGCTATCTTGTTGATCAAATGTTCAATCCAGAAACAGTCATAGAATATCATGCAGTTTGtccaaattgcaaaaaatatgtagcaaTGTTTGATCGCAAAGATCATCGCGTTGAATGTCAAACATGCGATACTGTAATTGCATTGAAAGATACAACATATAATGACttttttgctattattaatgtaaataacgaaattgcaaatttaattcaagataatcaaaaatattatgattatgtaGTGCGCGAAAAAGtgcgaaataatgaaaaattcgatGACATTACAGAtggaatattatacaaaaaatttgttgacTCATTGTCAATACATGATAAACTTAATTTTGCTACAACTACAATGAACAGTGATGGATCCCCAATTTTCGAAAGTTCTAGATTTTCTATTTGGCcgattcaaataattataaatgaattgCCTTTGGATGTAAGAACTTATAGACCTATAGTGTGCGGCATATGGTTTGATAAAGATAAAccaaatatgaatatttttttaaaaccgtACGTTGTTCACATGAACAAATTGTCAAATAATGGTGTACGATGTACTATTGCAAATGAAGTAcgtattattaaagtattcaCCTTATGTTGCTGCGTAGACTCTGTTGCCCGTGCACCGATGCAGGGTATAGTTCAGTATAATGGCTATTTCAGATGCAGTTGGTGCTTACATCCAGGATATTATGTTGTTTACAAGAGAGGTGGAAgtgtaaaatatactttaatgaATGAAGTACCGCCTAAAAGAACTGAAAATGAAACAATCGAGCACATGCGACTGAGTTTTACATCCCGAAAACCCGTTTATGGTGTAAAAAATTCttcatgtttaattaatttgcaaggttttaatattatatctggTTTTGTACCAAATAGTATGCATTGTCTTTGTTTGGGAATAGCGGAACAATTTGTAGGGTATTGGATCGAATCAAACAACTTGTCATATTCTTTATccaataatgatattaataaaattgacaacttgttattaacaataaaagctCCCAATCAAATTGTTCGTTTATCTCGTTCCATACGAGatagaaaatattggaaaGCAAGAGAGTGGGAGAATTGGATTCTTTACTATAGTTTACCGATTTTACTATGTTTTCCACATTTAGAAATATGGATAAAGCATTGGTCACTTCTAGTAGAAGCATTCcatattttgttaaagaaaagtattacACGTAACGAAGTCAATCATGCTCAtactttattaacaaaatttgttgattACACCGAACACTATTATTTCAAAGCTGTTATGACGTACAACATCCATCAACTATTGCATTTGGCACAAAGTGTAGCAGATTGGGGCCCACTTTGGGCTCATTCTGGctattgttttgaaaatggAAATGGTCAAATAGTTTGA
- the LOC137000097 gene encoding uncharacterized protein isoform X2, translating to MRRYHNYLEKKFLKVPRTSQYRRNIECESSDESSDNSVEDAQWRMVDVSQISINDTNELYGLSDSENENFRDSWYYDAHEELFQCSNEDDSDNEDIHEEVNSEDINSENIGFSRLTEMMQNKDNNETINAQVVVSKAEILLAVLKYGLTYCLSQSALADLFKMLNCFFNFSLLPSTRYLVDQMFNPETVIEYHAVCPNCKKYVAMFDRKDHRVECQTCDTVIALKDTTYNDFFAIINVNNEIANLIQDNQKYYDYVVREKVRNNEKFDDITDGILYKKFVDSLSIHDKLNFATTTMNSDGSPIFESSRFSIWPIQIIINELPLDVRTYRPIVCGIWFDKDKPNMNIFLKPYVVHMNKLSNNGVRCTIANEVRIIKVFTLCCCVDSVARAPMQGIVQYNGYFRCSWCLHPGYYVVYKRGGSVKYTLMNEVPPKRTENETIEHMRLSFTSRKPVYGVKNSSCLINLQGFNIISGFVPNSMHCLCLGIAEQFVGYWIESNNLSYSLSNNDINKIDNLLLTIKAPNQIVRLSRSIRDRKYWKAREWENWILYYSLPILLCFPHLEIWIKHWSLLVEAFHILLKKSITRNEVNHAHTLLTKFVDYTEHYYFKAVMTYNIHQLLHLAQSVADWGPLWAHSGYCFENGNGQIV from the exons atgcGGAGGTATCATAATTacctcgaaaaaaaatttctaaaagtgCCAAGAACGAGTCAATACAGGAGAAATATAGAATGTGAATCAAGTGATGAAAGCAGTGATAACAGTGTCGAAGATGCTCAATGGCGA atgGTAGATGTATCTCAGATTTCAATAAATGACACGAATGAACTGTATGGCTTATCAGATTCTGAGAATGAAAATTTTCGt GATTCATGGTATTACGATGCACAtgaagaattatttcaatgtaGCAATGAAGATGATAGCGATAACGAAGATATTCACGAAGAAGTCAACTCTGAAGATATCAATAGTGAAAATATTGGTTTTAGTAGATTAACAGAAATgatgcaaaataaagataataatgagACTATTAATGCTCAAGTAGTTGTAAGTAAAGCTGAAATTTTACTTGCAGTTTTGAAGTATGGGCTTACGTATTGTTTATCACAAAGTGCATTAGCTgatctttttaaaatgttaaattgtttttttaatttttctttattacctAGTACGCGCTATCTTGTTGATCAAATGTTCAATCCAGAAACAGTCATAGAATATCATGCAGTTTGtccaaattgcaaaaaatatgtagcaaTGTTTGATCGCAAAGATCATCGCGTTGAATGTCAAACATGCGATACTGTAATTGCATTGAAAGATACAACATATAATGACttttttgctattattaatgtaaataacgaaattgcaaatttaattcaagataatcaaaaatattatgattatgtaGTGCGCGAAAAAGtgcgaaataatgaaaaattcgatGACATTACAGAtggaatattatacaaaaaatttgttgacTCATTGTCAATACATGATAAACTTAATTTTGCTACAACTACAATGAACAGTGATGGATCCCCAATTTTCGAAAGTTCTAGATTTTCTATTTGGCcgattcaaataattataaatgaattgCCTTTGGATGTAAGAACTTATAGACCTATAGTGTGCGGCATATGGTTTGATAAAGATAAAccaaatatgaatatttttttaaaaccgtACGTTGTTCACATGAACAAATTGTCAAATAATGGTGTACGATGTACTATTGCAAATGAAGTAcgtattattaaagtattcaCCTTATGTTGCTGCGTAGACTCTGTTGCCCGTGCACCGATGCAGGGTATAGTTCAGTATAATGGCTATTTCAGATGCAGTTGGTGCTTACATCCAGGATATTATGTTGTTTACAAGAGAGGTGGAAgtgtaaaatatactttaatgaATGAAGTACCGCCTAAAAGAACTGAAAATGAAACAATCGAGCACATGCGACTGAGTTTTACATCCCGAAAACCCGTTTATGGTGTAAAAAATTCttcatgtttaattaatttgcaaggttttaatattatatctggTTTTGTACCAAATAGTATGCATTGTCTTTGTTTGGGAATAGCGGAACAATTTGTAGGGTATTGGATCGAATCAAACAACTTGTCATATTCTTTATccaataatgatattaataaaattgacaacttgttattaacaataaaagctCCCAATCAAATTGTTCGTTTATCTCGTTCCATACGAGatagaaaatattggaaaGCAAGAGAGTGGGAGAATTGGATTCTTTACTATAGTTTACCGATTTTACTATGTTTTCCACATTTAGAAATATGGATAAAGCATTGGTCACTTCTAGTAGAAGCATTCcatattttgttaaagaaaagtattacACGTAACGAAGTCAATCATGCTCAtactttattaacaaaatttgttgattACACCGAACACTATTATTTCAAAGCTGTTATGACGTACAACATCCATCAACTATTGCATTTGGCACAAAGTGTAGCAGATTGGGGCCCACTTTGGGCTCATTCTGGctattgttttgaaaatggAAATGGTCAAATAGTTTGA
- the LOC105667954 gene encoding glutathione S-transferase LANCL1-like gives MNFRITKVKVLFQQLRRRKGYKTVIMDTSRHYINEFEDYSSSTSHNIVDNDTNTIHKAFDSLLTSEITKLIKILNENERKWRNSNDYSVYTGLAGIAYTLHHYGKYYNDSVYTKTATELLEKCKKYAKIKSRPEITFLIGVGGPFALTAVILYSQGKTEEAKELILKLKSLSTYVLDKHSNVPDELLYGRAGYLSALLYINANISPAPIEADLIKKIVSCIIDSGIAYASSNRCQSPLMYSWYDTEYIGAAHGLAGILYLLLQARQYLTQVQIDNYIKPSLHYLQKLQFSSGNFPSSLDSSSDKLVHWCHGAPGMPALFCLAHKVFEDNTFLEVAIRCGEVIWQRGLLRKGYSICHGVAGNGYAFIHLFQHTKDIKHLYRACKFAEWCFHYGSRQNQPPDRPFSLFEGLAGVIYFLIDLQQPHLAKFPTYDI, from the exons atgaattttagaATAACTAAAGTAAAGGTTTTGTTTCAGCA attgaGAAGACGTAAAGGTTATAAAACTGTCATTATGGATACTAGTAGGCATTATATCAATGAATTTGAGGATTATTCCAGTTCTACGAGTCATAACATAGTCGACAATGATACTAATACA atTCATAAGGCATTTGATTCTTTATTGACATCAGAAAttacgaaattaataaaaatactgaatgaaaatgaaagaaaatggCGTAACAGCAATGATTATTCTGTATATACTGGATTAGCAGGAATTGCATATACATTACATCattatggaaaatattataatgattcGGTCTATacaaag ACTGCAACagaattattggaaaaatgtaaaaaatatgcaaaaatcaaAAGCAGACCTGAAATAACATTCCTGATTGGTGTTGGAGGTCCATTTGCATTAACAGCAGTGATATTGTATTCACAAGGAAAGACAGAGGAAGCAAAAGAATTAATTCTTAA gTTGAAATCTTTATCAACTTATGTTTTGGACAAACATAGTAATGTTCCTGATGAATTATTATATGGAAGAGCTGGATATCTTTCTGCTTTGCTCTACATAAATGCTAATATATCTCCAGCTCCTATAGAAGCAGATCTTATCAAAAAG attgttTCTTGTATAATTGATTCTGGAATAGCATATGCATCATCAAATCGTTGTCAATCACCTCTAATGTACTCTTGGTATGATACAGAATATATTGGTGCTGCTCATGGATTAGCaggcatattatatttactattgCAG gcACGACAATATTTAACACAAgtacaaattgataattatataaagccATCCTTACACTATcttcaaaaattacaattttcttctGGAAATTTTCCTTCTTCATTGGATAGCTCTTCGGACAAATTAGTGCATTGGTGTCATGGAGCACCTGGAATGCCTGCATTGTTTTGTTTGGCTCATAAG GTTTTTGAAGATAATACATTTTTGGAAGTTGCGATACGATGTGGGGAAGTAATATGGCAAAGAGGATTATTGAGAAAAGGATATAGCATTTGTCATGGCGTTGCTGGAAATGGATAtgcttttatacatttatttcaacacACGAAG GATATCAAACATTTGTATCGGGCTTGCAAATTTGCCGAATGGTGTTTCCATTATGGGTCACGTCAAAACCAACCACCTGATAGACCTTTTTCTTTGTTTGAAG gTCTTGCGggtgttatttattttctgatagACTTACAACAACCTCATTTAGCTAAATTTCCGAcatatgatatttaa